A section of the Labrus bergylta chromosome 21, fLabBer1.1, whole genome shotgun sequence genome encodes:
- the mrtfba gene encoding myocardin-related transcription factor B isoform X4, with translation MEPQASQGQLGIEGDCGMLNLLLPSPQSEAVTHEMEELSLQPLPPLNERKNVLQLRLQQRRTREQLVDQGIMPPLKSPAAFHGQIRSLERARTENFLKHKIRSRPERAELVRMHILQETGAEPSLQATQMRLKRARLADNLNEKIAQRPGPMELVEKNILPVDSSVKQAIIGQVNYPKVLDEDSSEALSPEQPASQESQSSIPSPAESRVPETPSPVLAPPPPPPPLHNTVLQAFPVSPQTAADFVKVVSINELSSSRPAITTAASSKPGPTLVKQSQQKTPSEKSRSKKNKEPKSRVKKLKYHQYVPPDQKQEPSEVPMDSSYARLLQQQQLFLQLQILSQQQQHYNYQTILPAPLKSVAEGQSSNGSTLPTSIMVSLPAAPQPPPVARPNNSLSNRRLGVLPANLEEMKVAELKLELKLRGLPVSGTKTDLIERLKPFQDNTSISAPSTITAPSTTTLSSMPMEVTSTNTAPTIILPIQQVAAGSVKSTPPVSPNPTDRSTLQQDGGMSEGPTETPMSAGWADPSSSPLHSFRVPEEKDRRLHEKERQIEELMRKLEQEQRLVEELKMQLEVEKRTGTTDCASLSPILTTVPTMTPGPALLNSNVVKLEGTVLSNCSSTTASIPNSILGSQSLSPLPTVVKLEDVTVSSGKPIQLQPQTQLIAQIQPQAQSQVTTSPQILPQSQRSPKPQSQPAAPSLQQFFISHTGRVSQVLGQPQTLLTTGQAGTQILLPVSLPNNTTAIQLPNNTVSLQPVLQATVSNPGLVQTSVPQLRTTNMETTPNKHMNNRNPLMQTLTMCNNTSGLENQTRPDMNPQCFLRSSPESRVSPRASPNHHISNGPFNKSSSPQSTFILQPTSLVSQPPKTKEPPRYEEAVKQSRNMHVNNVSQVPTATSQQMDDLFDILIESGEITPFIQHDPSVSLTKTHPVTANITTLPVSTAISRPPPQIQLAPPPTLSPVIGQNMPSLSSLASDNQLEAFLERTLADTTASSDPRTQGLMLELQAQLMEQQPYSPMDTSDLSFCDSSSPPSSLNMGLTDPGLDNMEWLDLTMPPGPAGALTPLGIPTDFLDSHDLQLHWD, from the exons TCCTGCAGTTGAGGCTTCAGCAAAGAAGAACCCGGGAGCAGCTGGTGGATCAGGGCATCATGCCAC CTCTGAAGAGCCCGGCAGCTTTCCATGGGCAGATTCGCAGCTTGGAGAGAGCCAGG ACTGAGAATTTCCTCAAGCACAAGATCCGCAGTCGTCCAGAAAGAGCAGAGCTGGTCAGGATGCACATCCTGCAAG AGACCGGAGCAGAGCCCTCACTTCAGGCCACCCAGATGAGACTGAAGCGAGCCCGACTGGCCGACAACCTGAACGAGAAGATCGCCCAGAGACCCGGCCCCATGGAGCTGGTCGAGAAAAACATCCTGCCGGTTGATTCCAGCGTAAAACAGGCCATCATCG GCCAGGTGAATTATCCCAAAGTCCTGGATGAAGACAGCAGCGAGGCCTTGTCCCCAGagcagccagccagccaggAGTCTCAGAGCTCCATCCCCTCTCCTGCGGAGAGCAGAGTGCCAGAGACACCCTCTCCAGTCCtagcacctcctcctcctcctccacccctacACAACACCGTGCTGCAG GCATTCCCAGTTTCTCCACAAACAGCAGCTGACTTTGTGAAGGTGGTCTCCATCAATGAGCTGTCTTCCAGCCGCCCAGCTATCACAACAGCCGCTTCCTCAAAACCAGGCCCGACACTGGTGAAA CAAAGCCAGCAGAAGACTCCCTCAGAGAAGAGCCGCAGTAAGAAGAACAAAGAGCCCAAATCCCGGGTGAAAAAGCTCAAGTACCACCAGTATGTTCCTCCAGACCAGAAGCAGGAGCCCAGTGAAGTCCCCATGGACTCCTCTTACGCCCGACTActgcaacagcagcagctgttcCTCCAGCTGCAGATCCTCAGCCAGCAACAGCAGCACTACAACTACCAGACCATACTACCTGCACCCCTCAA ATCTGTGGCGGAGGGGCAGAGCAGCAATGGCAGCACCCTGCCAACCTCCATCATGGTGTCTCTGCCCGCTGCACCTCAACCTCCCCCCGTGGCTCGTCCAAACAACTCGCTCTCCAACCGCAGGCTGGGGGTCCTGCCTGCCAACCTGGAGGAGATGAAG gTGGCGGAGCTGAAACTGGAGCTGAAGCTGCGCGGTCTCCCCGTGTCAGGAACAAAGACTGATCTGATAGAAAGACTGAAGCCTTTCCAGGACAACACCAGCATCTCTGCTCCTTCCACCATCACTGCCCCTTCCACGACCACCCTCTCCTCCATGCCCATGGAGGTCACCTCCACCAACACCGCCCCTACTATAATCCTTCCAATCCAGCAGGTAGCTGCAGGGAGTGTTAAATCCACACCGCCGGTCTCACCCAATCCCACTGATCGCTCCACCCTGCAGCAGGATGGAGGCATGTCGGAGGGACCCACCGAGACTCCGATGAGCGCCGGCTGGGCAGATCCAAGCTCCTCACCTCTCCACTCTTTCCGAGTCCCGGAGGAGAAGGACAGGAGGCTCCATGAGAAGGAGCGGCAGATAGAGGAGCTGATGAGGAAGCTAGAGCAGGAGCAGAGgctggtggaggagctgaagatgCAGCTGGAGGTGGAGAAGAGGACAGGCACCACAGACTGTGCATCTCTGTCTCCCATACTCACCACTGTACCTACCATGACCCCTGGTCCTGCTCTTCTGAACTCAAACGTAGTAAAACTGGAGGGTACAGTCCTATCAAACTGTTCCTCCACCACAGCTTCAATCCCAAACTCCATCCTGGGCTCCCaatctctctcccctctgccaACTGTGGTCAAGTTGGAGGATGTGACTGTGTCCTCCGGCAAGCCGATCCAACTTCAGCCCCAAACCCAGCTCATCGCCCAAATCCAGCCACAAGCCCAGTCCCAAGTGACCACCAGCCCTCAGATACTCCCCCAGTCACAGAGAAGCCCCAAACCCCAGTCCCAGCCTGCAGCCCCCAGCCTGCAGCAGTTCTTCATCAGCCACACAGGCCGCGTGTCCCAGGTGCTGGGTCAGCCTCAGACCTTGTTGACCACAGGCCAGGCTGGAACCCAGATCCTCCTCCCAGTCTCACTACCCAACAACACTACTGCGATCCAGCTGCCAAACAACACTGTTAGCCTGCAG CCGGTTCTTCAAGCCACAGTCTCCAATCCAGGCCTGGTCCAGACTTCAGTTCCTCAACTGAGAACCACTAACATGGAGACGACACCCAACAAGCACATGAACAACCGCAACCCACTGATGCAG ACTCTGACTATGTGCAATAACACGTCGGGTTTGGAGAACCAGACTAGGCCTGATATGAATCCCCAGTGTTTCCTGAGAAGTTCCCCGGAGAGCAGGGTCTCTCCTCGGGCTTCACCCAACCACCACATCTCCAACGGACCATTCAATAAG TCATCCTCTCCTCAGTCTACCTTCATCCTTCAGCCCACCTCCCTGGTTTCTCAGCCTCCGAAAACAAAAGAGCCTCCTCGCTATGAGGAGGCTGTCAAACAGAGCCGCAACATGCACGTCAACAACGTTTCACAG GTTCCCACGGCAACCAGCCAGCAAATGGATGATTTGTTCGACATTCTCATAGAGAGTGGAG AGATCACTCCATTCATCCAGCATGACCCCTCAGTGTCTCTCACTAAGACCCACCCAGTCACAGCGAACATCACCACCCTGCCCGTCAGCACCGCCATCTCCAGGCCACCTCCGCAGATCCAGCTGGCCCCTCCCCCGACCCTGAGCCCCGTCATTGGTCAGAACATGCCCAGCCTCTCCTCACTGGCCTCAGACAACCAGCTGGAGGCCTTCCTGGAGCGCACACTGGCCGACACCACGGCATCATCAGACCCGCGCACGCAGGGCCTAATGCTGGAGCTGCAGGCACAGCTGATGGAGCAGCAGCCCTACTCGCCAATGGACACGTCAGATCTGTCCTTCTGCGACTCCTCCTCGCCGCCCTCCTCCCTCAACATGGGACTGACGGACCCCGGCCTGGACAACATGGAGTGGCTGGACCTCACCATGCCACCGGGTCCAGCTGGGGCGCTCACACCACTCGGGATACCTACGGACTTCCTGGATTCACACGACCTGCAGCTGCACTGGGACTGA